In Mycetocola zhujimingii, one DNA window encodes the following:
- the guaA gene encoding glutamine-hydrolyzing GMP synthase: MSEQATNARPVLVVDFGAQYAQLIARRVREAGVYSEIVPHSITAAEVAEKNPVGIVLSGGPSSVYEDGAPALDSSIFDLDVPTLGICYGFQVMARALGGEVANTGLREYGSTDASLSTDGGVLLDGQPADQTVWMSHGDSVAKAPEGFTVLASTASTPVAAFGNDERKLYGVQWHPEVKHSAYGQNVLENFLHRAAGIPSDWNPGNVIAEQVERIRAQIGTGKVICGLSGGVDSAVAAALVHKAVGDQLVCVFVDHGLLRQDERKQVEEDYVAATGVRLITIDAREQFLNALAGVSDPETKRKIIGREFIRTFEKAQADLIAESLEDDGDPIAFLVQGTLYPDVVESGGGTGTANIKSHHNVGGLPDDLTFELVEPLRTLFKDEVRAIGRELGLPEVIVGRQPFPGPGLGIRIVGEVTAERLDLLRKADAIARFELSAAGLDNEIWQCPVVLLADVRSVGVQGDGRTYGHPIVLRPVSSEDAMTADWTRLPYDVLAKISNRITNEVDGVNRVVLDVTSKPPGTIEWE, encoded by the coding sequence ATTAGCGAGCAGGCAACCAACGCCCGCCCCGTTCTCGTCGTCGACTTCGGCGCCCAGTACGCCCAACTCATCGCACGTCGCGTGCGCGAAGCCGGGGTCTATTCCGAAATCGTGCCTCACTCGATCACCGCAGCCGAGGTGGCCGAGAAAAATCCCGTCGGCATCGTTCTATCCGGCGGGCCCTCGAGCGTGTACGAAGACGGCGCTCCCGCCCTCGACTCGAGTATCTTCGACCTCGACGTGCCGACGCTCGGTATTTGCTACGGCTTCCAGGTCATGGCACGTGCGCTCGGCGGCGAGGTGGCGAACACCGGCCTGCGTGAGTACGGATCGACCGACGCGTCGCTCTCGACCGACGGTGGCGTCCTGCTCGACGGGCAGCCCGCCGACCAGACCGTGTGGATGAGCCACGGCGACTCGGTCGCGAAGGCGCCGGAGGGCTTCACCGTCCTCGCGTCGACGGCCTCGACCCCTGTCGCTGCGTTCGGCAACGACGAGCGCAAGCTCTACGGTGTGCAGTGGCACCCCGAGGTGAAGCACTCGGCGTACGGCCAGAACGTACTCGAGAACTTCCTGCACCGTGCCGCAGGCATCCCCTCCGACTGGAACCCTGGCAACGTCATCGCCGAGCAGGTCGAGCGCATTCGCGCCCAGATCGGCACCGGCAAGGTCATCTGCGGCCTCTCCGGTGGAGTCGACTCCGCCGTTGCCGCTGCCCTCGTGCACAAGGCCGTCGGCGACCAGCTCGTCTGCGTCTTCGTCGACCACGGGCTTCTCCGCCAGGACGAGCGCAAGCAGGTCGAAGAGGACTACGTCGCGGCGACCGGCGTTCGGCTCATCACCATCGACGCGCGTGAGCAGTTCCTCAACGCCCTCGCCGGAGTCAGTGACCCCGAGACGAAGCGCAAGATCATCGGCCGCGAATTCATCCGCACCTTCGAGAAGGCACAGGCAGACCTCATCGCCGAGTCGCTCGAGGACGACGGCGATCCCATCGCATTCCTCGTGCAGGGCACCCTGTACCCGGACGTCGTCGAGTCCGGCGGCGGAACCGGTACCGCGAACATCAAGAGCCACCACAACGTCGGCGGACTGCCCGACGACCTGACCTTCGAACTGGTCGAACCGCTTCGTACCCTGTTCAAGGACGAGGTCCGTGCGATCGGCCGCGAGCTCGGACTTCCCGAGGTCATCGTCGGCCGCCAGCCGTTCCCCGGCCCAGGCCTCGGCATCCGCATCGTCGGTGAAGTGACCGCCGAGCGACTCGACCTGCTGCGCAAGGCGGATGCGATCGCCCGGTTCGAACTGTCGGCCGCCGGTCTCGACAACGAGATTTGGCAGTGCCCTGTTGTGCTTCTCGCCGACGTTCGCTCGGTTGGCGTGCAGGGAGACGGACGCACGTACGGGCATCCGATCGTCCTCCGCCCGGTCAGCTCCGAAGACGCCATGACGGCGGACTGGACGCGACTGCCGTACGACGTACTCGCGAAGATCTCGAACCGGATCACGAACGAGGTGGATGGCGTGAACCGCGTCGTTCTCGACGTCACGTCTAAGCCACCGGGAACTATTGAGTGGGAGTAG
- a CDS encoding DUF3817 domain-containing protein, which yields MPLEPRESDLPRIAGALKFYKIASIITGVMLLALCAEMLMKYAFGLELELGGAYGFLAFVPSGSAQAINLSTGILIAHGWFYVLYLFSNFRLWSLMRWSFPRLLLLALGGVIPFLSFFLEVRVAREVRAYLASRAERTASVSSAAPISNPVEASH from the coding sequence ATGCCACTTGAACCTCGCGAGAGCGATTTACCGCGAATCGCCGGCGCACTGAAATTTTACAAGATCGCATCGATCATCACCGGTGTCATGCTGCTCGCGCTCTGCGCTGAGATGCTCATGAAGTACGCATTCGGCCTCGAGCTCGAACTCGGCGGAGCCTACGGATTCCTCGCGTTCGTGCCGAGCGGATCCGCGCAGGCCATCAACCTCTCAACCGGTATCCTGATCGCGCACGGCTGGTTCTACGTGCTGTACCTGTTCAGCAACTTCCGGCTCTGGAGCCTCATGCGCTGGTCGTTCCCGCGCCTGCTGCTTCTCGCGCTGGGTGGTGTGATCCCGTTCCTGTCGTTCTTCCTTGAAGTGCGCGTCGCCCGCGAGGTGCGCGCGTACCTGGCCTCACGTGCCGAGCGCACGGCATCCGTTTCATCTGCTGCACCAATTTCCAACCCTGTGGAGGCATCTCATTAG
- a CDS encoding SURF1 family protein produces the protein MTHHPKRRSETTITSNTPAPADPAEPRKTLFRTMLEPRWIAMLLLALLVSGAFAWLGQWQLERAVTSTETVDQPTERVRPIADVAETGGPLRDSVVGQLVEVNGVLVPGDYLVVSDRVNLGETGYWVTGHLLTDSEPQASIAVALGWTPDGDVADETVAALNSDAEASVVTVTGRLNASQAPELPEDDADPFELTTMSMAAFVNIWSDMGDRPVYNGYVVADEAPEGLTVIDAPPVEEGVTLNWLNIFYAAEWIVFAGFAVFVWYHLVKDAWTRREEEAELERSESGT, from the coding sequence GTGACACACCACCCGAAAAGACGAAGCGAGACGACGATTACTAGCAACACCCCGGCACCGGCCGACCCGGCCGAGCCCCGCAAAACTCTCTTCCGCACGATGCTCGAGCCGCGCTGGATCGCGATGCTCCTGCTCGCACTGCTCGTGTCGGGAGCGTTCGCCTGGCTCGGTCAGTGGCAGCTCGAACGCGCGGTGACCTCAACCGAAACCGTCGACCAGCCCACCGAGCGGGTCAGGCCCATCGCCGACGTCGCTGAGACCGGCGGTCCTCTCCGCGACAGTGTCGTCGGACAGCTCGTCGAGGTCAACGGGGTTCTGGTCCCCGGTGATTACCTCGTCGTGAGCGATCGCGTGAATCTCGGCGAGACGGGGTACTGGGTCACCGGGCACCTCCTGACGGATTCCGAGCCACAGGCCTCCATCGCCGTCGCGCTCGGCTGGACACCCGACGGGGATGTTGCGGACGAGACCGTCGCTGCCCTCAACTCCGACGCCGAGGCATCCGTCGTCACCGTCACCGGACGACTGAACGCGTCGCAGGCCCCTGAACTACCGGAGGACGACGCCGACCCGTTCGAGCTCACGACGATGTCGATGGCCGCGTTCGTCAACATCTGGAGTGACATGGGGGACAGGCCGGTCTACAACGGGTACGTCGTCGCGGACGAGGCGCCGGAGGGGCTCACCGTTATCGACGCGCCGCCCGTCGAAGAGGGCGTTACGCTCAACTGGCTGAACATTTTCTACGCCGCAGAGTGGATCGTCTTCGCCGGTTTCGCGGTGTTCGTCTGGTACCACCTTGTGAAGGATGCCTGGACGCGGCGCGAGGAAGAGGCTGAGCTCGAACGCTCAGAATCGGGCACGTAG
- a CDS encoding cation:proton antiporter: MIATAAGEASHLGTDLVVLGTLLVAAYILGRLGKTIGLPAIPIYMIVGFLASPNNGWFPLNFESAYIELIAVFGLILLLFNLGLEFDQDEFFGNAGKLLISGGSYLVLLMGAGLAFGFALGWGTKEALIIAGIIGTSSSAIVTKLLIELNRLANRETPMILGVTVVQDIFLAIYLAIVSVVLSGENEPWLVVGKLAIAFTFLVVMFSIARWGGAFVGRLFRTKDDELFTILFFGLAVLFGGLGEVLGVSDAIGAFLIGLVLGATRYSAKIEHVAVPLRDVFGAFFFLNFGLGLDPTEFPQVIGPVIIAVVLTLVLNVVAGQFMARLYGFSAQAGINAAAILMNRGEFALILAILALTAGLDPRLQPFAGLYVLVVSVMGPLLASNSERIGAAVLRTKRKTPVRPRDPMLAEEIALVDAATAGDDAPESTATARAIDRIVEQAMNQRDTPPEKTKRDDDY; this comes from the coding sequence ATGATCGCAACCGCAGCAGGAGAAGCCTCCCACCTGGGGACCGATCTCGTCGTTCTCGGGACTCTGCTGGTTGCCGCGTACATTCTGGGACGGCTCGGCAAGACCATCGGGCTTCCCGCCATCCCGATCTACATGATCGTCGGCTTTCTCGCGAGCCCGAATAACGGATGGTTCCCGCTCAACTTCGAGAGCGCGTACATCGAACTCATCGCCGTGTTCGGCCTGATTCTGCTTCTCTTCAACCTCGGGCTCGAGTTCGATCAGGACGAATTCTTCGGCAACGCGGGGAAGCTGCTCATCTCGGGTGGCTCCTATTTGGTCCTGCTGATGGGTGCGGGCCTCGCCTTCGGATTCGCGCTCGGCTGGGGAACCAAGGAAGCCCTCATCATCGCCGGGATCATCGGTACGTCGTCGAGCGCGATCGTCACCAAACTGCTCATCGAGCTCAACCGCCTGGCGAACCGCGAAACGCCGATGATCCTCGGCGTCACCGTGGTGCAGGACATCTTCCTCGCCATCTACCTGGCGATTGTCTCTGTTGTGCTGAGCGGTGAAAACGAGCCATGGCTCGTCGTCGGGAAACTCGCCATTGCATTCACCTTCCTCGTCGTGATGTTCAGCATCGCGCGCTGGGGAGGAGCGTTCGTCGGGCGGTTGTTCCGCACGAAGGACGATGAGCTGTTCACCATTTTGTTCTTTGGGCTCGCCGTGTTGTTCGGTGGACTCGGAGAGGTGCTCGGCGTCAGCGATGCCATCGGCGCGTTCCTCATCGGTCTCGTGCTCGGCGCAACGCGATACAGCGCCAAGATCGAGCACGTGGCGGTGCCGCTGCGTGACGTCTTCGGGGCGTTCTTCTTCCTCAACTTCGGCCTCGGCCTCGACCCGACCGAGTTCCCGCAGGTCATCGGACCCGTCATCATTGCCGTCGTCCTCACGCTCGTGCTCAACGTCGTCGCCGGTCAGTTCATGGCGAGGCTCTACGGCTTCAGCGCCCAGGCCGGAATCAATGCGGCAGCCATCCTGATGAACCGTGGTGAGTTCGCCCTCATCCTCGCCATTCTCGCGCTCACGGCCGGGCTCGACCCCAGGCTGCAACCATTCGCCGGGCTCTACGTGCTCGTCGTCAGCGTGATGGGTCCGCTCCTCGCATCCAACTCCGAGCGCATCGGCGCGGCCGTGCTCCGTACCAAGCGAAAAACACCAGTTCGGCCCCGTGACCCGATGCTCGCCGAAGAGATCGCCCTCGTCGACGCCGCGACGGCGGGCGACGACGCACCCGAATCGACCGCGACGGCGCGGGCCATCGACCGAATCGTCGAGCAGGCGATGAACCAGCGTGACACACCACCCGAAAAGACGAAGCGAGACGACGATTACTAG
- a CDS encoding cation:proton antiporter regulatory subunit has protein sequence MVDVRRVKLPGVGVLHTFITADGGKVGVIAHRSGHSDLITFADDEDGSDASKVSLRLREDEAHTLAELLGGTQITESLSALDRIPGLSIDWFTVDYDDHIAGQPLGDPADRGIVGLTVVAVVRGESANPAPSEDFRVFPGDTLVVAGSPEKVAKAFAFFRTGASRLSGSQDGPPGV, from the coding sequence ATGGTTGACGTTCGTCGGGTGAAGCTTCCCGGTGTGGGAGTGTTGCACACCTTCATCACCGCTGACGGCGGCAAGGTCGGCGTGATCGCACACCGTTCCGGGCACAGCGACCTCATCACCTTTGCGGACGATGAAGACGGATCCGACGCGAGCAAGGTGTCGCTGAGGCTTCGCGAAGACGAGGCGCACACTCTCGCCGAGCTGCTCGGCGGAACCCAGATCACCGAATCGCTGAGCGCCCTCGATCGCATCCCCGGCCTCAGCATCGACTGGTTCACCGTCGACTACGACGACCACATCGCCGGACAACCGCTGGGCGACCCGGCAGACCGCGGAATCGTGGGCCTGACCGTCGTCGCCGTCGTCCGGGGAGAGTCGGCGAACCCGGCGCCGAGTGAAGACTTCCGGGTATTCCCCGGAGACACACTCGTCGTGGCAGGAAGCCCCGAAAAAGTGGCGAAGGCGTTCGCGTTCTTCCGCACGGGGGCATCGCGTCTCTCCGGCTCTCAAGACGGTCCGCCGGGAGTGTGA
- a CDS encoding glycerol-3-phosphate dehydrogenase/oxidase yields the protein MANSNTVSHSTKLGPVERAAAIEALKSKELDVLVVGGGIVGAGSALDAVTRGLSTGILEARDWSSGTSSRSSKLVHGGIRYLEQLDFRLVREALIERGLLLQRIAPHLVKPVRFLYPLNRPLFERLYIGAGMLLYDVFSYTGGRPPGVPHHRHLLKRQVQRAIPSLRNNAFVGGITYYDAQVDDARYNMSVVRTASSYGAHAASRVRVEGFLKVGQRVVGVKAHDLQTGERFDVRAKQVVNATGVWTDDTQAMVGERGQFKVRASKGIHLLVPRDRFQSTMGLLLRTEKSVLFVIPWGRHWIIGTTDTDWNLDKAHPAATAADIDYLLEHVNKILAVPLTRDDVEGVYAGLRPLLAGESDQTSKLSREHLVAHSVPGLVVIAGGKWTTYRVMAKDAIDAAADALDGKVPASTTDNIALLGAEGYQAAWNKRAKIARAFGVHTARIEHLLNRYGVLTDELLDLIRTRPELADPLPGADDYIGAEVVYAASHEGALHLDDVLARRTRISIESWDRGVSAAPVAAQLMAEVLDWDQERTDHEVAVYLERVAAERASQDQPDDESADRIRLEAPEIVAP from the coding sequence ATGGCCAATTCCAACACAGTGAGTCACTCGACGAAGCTCGGCCCGGTCGAGCGTGCCGCGGCTATTGAAGCGCTGAAATCGAAGGAACTCGATGTGCTCGTCGTCGGGGGCGGTATCGTCGGGGCAGGAAGCGCACTCGATGCTGTCACGCGCGGCCTGTCCACCGGCATCCTGGAGGCACGCGACTGGTCGAGCGGAACGTCAAGCAGGTCATCGAAGCTTGTCCACGGAGGCATCCGTTACCTGGAGCAACTCGACTTCCGTCTGGTCCGCGAGGCGCTCATCGAGCGCGGGCTCCTGCTGCAGCGGATCGCACCGCACCTCGTGAAGCCCGTACGGTTCCTGTACCCACTCAACCGCCCGCTGTTCGAGCGCCTGTACATCGGCGCCGGCATGCTCCTGTACGACGTGTTCAGCTACACGGGTGGCCGCCCTCCCGGCGTGCCGCACCACCGGCACCTCCTCAAGCGCCAGGTGCAGCGAGCGATTCCTTCGCTGCGCAACAACGCGTTCGTCGGCGGGATCACCTACTACGACGCGCAGGTCGACGACGCCCGCTACAACATGTCGGTCGTTCGCACCGCGTCTTCGTACGGTGCGCACGCGGCCAGCCGGGTCAGGGTCGAGGGTTTCCTCAAGGTGGGTCAGCGGGTCGTCGGGGTGAAGGCGCACGACCTTCAGACCGGTGAGCGCTTCGATGTTCGTGCAAAACAGGTGGTCAATGCCACCGGTGTGTGGACCGACGACACCCAGGCCATGGTCGGTGAGCGTGGCCAGTTCAAGGTCCGCGCGTCGAAGGGCATCCACCTTCTCGTTCCGCGTGACAGGTTCCAGTCGACCATGGGCCTCCTGCTCCGCACGGAGAAGAGCGTTCTGTTCGTCATCCCGTGGGGCAGGCACTGGATCATCGGCACGACAGACACGGACTGGAACCTCGACAAGGCGCACCCGGCCGCCACCGCAGCTGACATCGATTACCTGCTCGAGCACGTGAACAAAATCCTTGCCGTTCCCCTGACTCGTGACGATGTCGAGGGTGTGTACGCGGGCCTCAGGCCGTTGCTCGCCGGCGAGAGTGACCAGACATCGAAGCTCTCCCGCGAGCACCTCGTCGCCCACTCGGTGCCAGGTCTCGTCGTGATCGCCGGTGGCAAGTGGACGACATACCGGGTCATGGCGAAGGACGCGATCGACGCAGCCGCTGACGCGCTCGACGGAAAGGTCCCGGCATCCACAACGGACAACATCGCGCTTCTCGGCGCGGAGGGCTATCAGGCGGCGTGGAACAAGCGCGCCAAGATCGCGCGGGCGTTCGGTGTCCACACCGCGCGGATCGAGCACCTGCTCAACCGGTACGGTGTGCTCACCGACGAGTTGCTCGATTTGATCAGGACGAGGCCCGAGCTCGCCGATCCACTGCCGGGAGCTGACGACTACATCGGTGCCGAGGTTGTCTACGCCGCATCGCACGAGGGCGCGCTCCACCTGGACGACGTCCTCGCTCGCCGCACCCGGATCTCGATCGAGTCCTGGGACCGCGGTGTGTCTGCGGCCCCCGTCGCCGCTCAACTGATGGCCGAGGTGCTCGACTGGGACCAGGAGCGCACGGACCACGAGGTTGCCGTCTACCTCGAGCGGGTGGCTGCGGAGCGGGCGTCGCAGGATCAGCCCGACGACGAATCAGCCGACCGGATCCGGCTCGAAGCTCCCGAGATCGTCGCCCCGTAG
- the poxB gene encoding ubiquinone-dependent pyruvate dehydrogenase: MATIAANIVDTLVASGIKRVYGIPGDSVNGFTEALRADGSIDWVLVRHEEAAALAASAEAGLTGQLAVCAASAGPGNLHLINGLFDAQRSRVPVLALATHLPSAEIGSSYFQETHPEELFRECSVYCELVSSAAQMPRILEIAMRTAIERRGVAVVVIPGDILQQKAEAPRTVSIRPTHSTVLPDAVGLAEAVRLLDAAPSVTILAGAGVAGAHAEVVALARALGAPIVHALRGKEHIEYDNPFDVGMTGLLGFSSGYRAMESCDALLMLGTDFPYQQFYPEKAVKIQVDVRGEQLGRRTTLDLGLVGTVRETARALESLVQHKTNRDHLESSLKHYRKARKGLDDLATNDSNRAPIHPQYLARLVDETASDDAVFIPDVGSPVVWACRYLTMNGRRRLIGSFTHGTMANSVSQSIGAQASHPGRQVIALAGDGGLTMLLGELVSLAQNRLPVKIVVFNNSSLNFVELEMKAAGLVNYGTGLVNPNFADVANAMGIHGQRVERPNDLAAALSAAFEHDGPALIDVVTARQELSLPPSITAEQAKGFTLYAIRTVLSGRGEELIDLANTNVVRRIRG; the protein is encoded by the coding sequence ATGGCAACGATCGCAGCGAACATCGTCGACACGCTCGTGGCGAGCGGGATAAAGCGGGTGTACGGCATCCCGGGAGACTCGGTCAACGGATTTACCGAAGCTCTCCGCGCTGACGGCTCGATCGACTGGGTGCTTGTCCGGCACGAAGAAGCCGCAGCGCTCGCCGCGTCCGCTGAGGCAGGGCTCACCGGGCAGCTGGCGGTGTGCGCCGCCAGTGCCGGCCCAGGGAACCTGCACCTCATCAACGGGCTCTTCGACGCACAACGATCGCGGGTTCCCGTGCTCGCTCTTGCCACCCACCTCCCGAGCGCCGAGATCGGCAGCTCGTACTTCCAGGAGACCCACCCGGAGGAGCTCTTCCGTGAGTGCAGCGTGTACTGCGAGCTCGTGAGTTCAGCGGCACAGATGCCCCGCATCCTCGAGATCGCGATGCGGACGGCGATCGAGAGGAGGGGTGTTGCCGTTGTCGTCATTCCCGGTGACATCCTCCAGCAGAAGGCTGAAGCGCCGAGAACCGTGTCGATCCGGCCGACCCACAGCACGGTTCTCCCTGACGCAGTCGGACTCGCTGAGGCTGTCCGACTGCTGGATGCCGCGCCAAGCGTCACCATTCTGGCCGGCGCGGGAGTGGCCGGCGCCCACGCGGAGGTCGTTGCGCTCGCCCGCGCGCTCGGAGCACCGATCGTGCATGCCCTGAGGGGCAAGGAACACATTGAGTACGACAACCCCTTCGATGTCGGCATGACCGGCCTCCTCGGGTTCAGTTCGGGATACCGCGCCATGGAGAGCTGCGACGCCCTGCTCATGCTCGGCACCGACTTTCCGTACCAGCAGTTCTACCCCGAGAAAGCCGTGAAAATTCAGGTCGACGTGCGGGGCGAGCAGCTCGGCCGAAGAACGACGCTGGATCTCGGGCTCGTCGGCACGGTTCGCGAGACGGCTCGCGCCCTGGAGAGCCTTGTCCAGCACAAGACGAACCGCGACCACCTCGAATCATCCCTCAAGCACTACCGGAAGGCGCGAAAGGGCCTCGACGACCTCGCGACAAACGACAGCAATCGCGCACCGATTCATCCGCAGTACCTCGCTCGGCTCGTCGACGAGACGGCGAGCGACGACGCTGTGTTCATCCCGGATGTCGGTTCACCGGTGGTCTGGGCATGCCGCTACCTCACCATGAACGGCAGGCGCCGCCTGATCGGGTCGTTCACCCACGGCACCATGGCCAACTCGGTATCGCAGTCGATCGGAGCGCAGGCATCCCACCCCGGTCGTCAGGTGATCGCGCTCGCCGGAGACGGCGGCCTCACGATGCTGCTTGGAGAACTCGTGAGCCTCGCGCAGAACCGGTTACCCGTCAAGATCGTCGTCTTCAACAACTCGTCGCTGAACTTCGTCGAACTCGAAATGAAAGCGGCAGGGCTCGTGAACTATGGCACAGGACTCGTGAACCCCAACTTTGCCGACGTCGCGAACGCGATGGGCATCCACGGCCAGCGCGTCGAGAGGCCGAATGACCTGGCCGCCGCGCTCAGTGCCGCGTTCGAGCACGACGGGCCGGCACTGATCGACGTGGTGACCGCGAGGCAGGAGCTCTCACTGCCGCCGTCGATCACCGCCGAGCAGGCGAAGGGCTTCACGCTCTACGCCATCCGCACTGTGCTGTCCGGACGCGGTGAGGAACTCATCGACCTCGCGAACACCAACGTGGTCCGCAGGATCCGCGGCTGA